From a region of the Paenibacillus sp. FSL R10-2734 genome:
- a CDS encoding DNA alkylation repair protein produces the protein MNENKGTEIKRSSKAEKILPQINSKTKLGDLRKIAKDIKKDHELAMELWSTEEFLPRLLAILIMDKKLLSQEVLNKLDKDMQTYTFDERNNLMDWLMANQLTKDKKTISLMESWENSPSALQRRAFWYYQARLRWTGQTPPDNTADLLSTLEANITQEEPEVQWVMNFTAGWIGVYDEKNRARCIKLGEKTGLYKDEIVAKGCTPSYLPQFITIEVNKRQNN, from the coding sequence TTGAATGAAAATAAAGGTACAGAAATAAAGCGTTCTTCAAAAGCAGAAAAGATTTTACCTCAGATCAATAGTAAAACTAAGCTAGGCGACTTACGAAAAATCGCAAAGGACATTAAAAAAGATCACGAACTAGCTATGGAACTTTGGTCAACCGAAGAGTTTTTGCCCAGACTATTGGCAATCTTAATTATGGATAAAAAACTTCTTTCACAAGAAGTGCTAAATAAGCTTGATAAGGATATGCAGACTTACACTTTTGATGAGCGAAATAACTTAATGGATTGGTTAATGGCTAATCAGCTCACCAAAGACAAAAAGACAATTTCATTGATGGAGTCATGGGAAAATAGCCCTTCTGCTCTTCAAAGGCGAGCTTTCTGGTATTATCAAGCGCGATTGAGATGGACTGGACAAACACCGCCTGATAACACCGCAGACTTACTATCTACATTAGAAGCTAATATTACGCAGGAAGAACCAGAAGTTCAATGGGTTATGAATTTCACCGCAGGCTGGATAGGCGTTTATGATGAAAAGAATCGTGCACGTTGTATTAAACTTGGTGAGAAAACGGGTCTTTACAAAGATGAAATAGTAGCAAAAGGATGTACTCCCAGCTATTTACCGCAGTTTATTACGATTGAAGTTAACAAACGACAAAATAATTAG
- a CDS encoding NUDIX domain-containing protein has protein sequence MNLLDRDGLTERQFLEQYRAGDFERPSVAADMVIFTVTNTEADSYRKLPEKELRILLIRRGGHPFLGNWALPGGFVRPDETTEQAAVRELREETGVDDVYLEQLYTFSDVGRDPRTWVISCSYMALINSDQVQLKAGDDADLAAWFKVSYRLLRESKELIEDGYVKTKEYELKLSSVEEEFTAVVGRTMTSKSASSSTTYSIVSNDGLAFDHAKIIAYAIERLRGKVNYTDIALHLMPPFFTLTDLQQVYEVIMDKELLKAAFRRKVADLVAETDHYTENAGHRPSRLYRRNMEEYR, from the coding sequence ATGAATTTATTGGATCGTGATGGACTTACGGAACGTCAATTTTTAGAGCAGTACCGTGCGGGGGATTTCGAGCGGCCTTCGGTGGCGGCGGACATGGTCATTTTCACTGTTACGAACACGGAGGCGGACAGCTACCGCAAGCTTCCGGAAAAAGAGCTGCGAATTCTGCTCATTCGGCGGGGAGGTCACCCATTCCTGGGCAATTGGGCGCTTCCGGGCGGTTTCGTTAGGCCGGACGAGACAACGGAGCAAGCGGCTGTGAGGGAGCTGCGTGAGGAAACCGGCGTGGATGACGTATATTTGGAGCAGTTGTACACCTTCAGCGATGTTGGAAGGGACCCTCGTACCTGGGTGATAAGCTGCAGCTACATGGCCTTAATCAACAGTGATCAGGTACAGCTGAAAGCAGGAGATGACGCTGACCTAGCTGCCTGGTTCAAGGTATCCTATCGGCTTCTGCGCGAGAGTAAAGAGCTTATTGAGGATGGGTATGTGAAAACGAAGGAATACGAGCTCAAGCTAAGCAGCGTTGAAGAAGAGTTTACGGCAGTTGTGGGGCGGACGATGACGTCAAAATCGGCCTCTTCGTCAACCACATACTCCATCGTATCAAATGATGGATTGGCTTTTGATCATGCGAAGATTATCGCTTACGCTATTGAGAGACTGCGGGGAAAAGTGAATTACACCGATATTGCGCTACACTTGATGCCGCCTTTCTTCACTTTGACGGATCTGCAGCAGGTTTACGAGGTGATAATGGACAAAGAGCTGCTGAAAGCCGCATTCCGGCGTAAAGTAGCGGATCTCGTAGCGGAGACCGATCATTATACTGAAAATGCGGGACACCGTCCTTCACGCTTGTATCGGAGAAATATGGAGGAATATCGATGA
- a CDS encoding NADAR family protein produces MIYNIEQLRKAYIAGKTFKFVFFWGHTPPKHNGVDKSCFSQWWMSPFVVEGIEYSCVEQFMMAEKARLFGDDEMLDAILKAKHPKEMKAYGRAVRNFDNDIWDKECYDIVKRGNIAKFSQNPQLGEYLKSTKNRILVEASPQDRIWGIGMSQSNPDAENPVKWRGRNLLGFVLTEVRDELLRD; encoded by the coding sequence ATGATATACAATATCGAGCAGTTAAGAAAAGCTTATATCGCGGGCAAAACGTTCAAGTTTGTGTTCTTCTGGGGCCATACACCGCCAAAGCACAACGGCGTCGACAAAAGCTGCTTCAGCCAATGGTGGATGAGTCCTTTCGTGGTAGAGGGGATCGAGTATTCCTGTGTCGAGCAGTTTATGATGGCCGAGAAAGCCAGACTATTTGGAGATGACGAAATGTTGGACGCGATCCTTAAAGCTAAGCATCCCAAGGAGATGAAAGCCTACGGGCGTGCAGTAAGAAACTTCGATAATGACATTTGGGATAAAGAATGCTATGACATTGTCAAAAGAGGAAATATAGCCAAATTTTCGCAGAATCCGCAGCTTGGCGAATATCTCAAGTCAACGAAAAACCGTATTCTCGTCGAAGCTAGCCCACAGGATCGTATTTGGGGAATAGGCATGAGCCAGTCCAATCCGGATGCGGAGAATCCCGTAAAATGGCGGGGGAGGAACCTACTTGGATTCGTGCTGACCGAAGTGAGGGACGAATTGCTGAGGGATTAA
- a CDS encoding DUF6678 family protein yields the protein MYNYAIPTKWRTKDIVTGYISFWDGDWYYHFSEGGYKVIEWLEIHAEDDSIKTDLIQILKKIHVPGEIITDSIKIYGYTKTNEFVDYI from the coding sequence TTGTACAACTATGCCATTCCAACCAAATGGAGGACTAAAGACATTGTTACTGGCTATATCAGCTTTTGGGATGGAGATTGGTATTACCATTTTTCAGAAGGTGGCTACAAAGTTATCGAGTGGTTAGAAATTCATGCTGAAGATGACTCGATAAAAACTGATTTAATTCAAATTCTGAAAAAAATACATGTGCCAGGTGAAATAATTACCGACTCCATCAAAATTTATGGATATACCAAAACTAATGAATTCGTTGATTATATTTGA
- a CDS encoding NUDIX domain-containing protein, which translates to MTQNGIVLVASVSIIREEKVLMIKENKASVKNKWNFPSGRIECGEDILDAARREAKEETGYDVRLTSTTGIYNFISSSNDQVILFHFIGEIIGGSLLLDTREIIDSKWSSLRDLLIPELIELRDKEVIKQIVENLISEKEFPLTLFNNKFRD; encoded by the coding sequence ATGACTCAAAACGGAATTGTGTTGGTTGCAAGTGTTTCGATTATACGTGAAGAAAAGGTATTGATGATCAAAGAAAACAAAGCATCTGTTAAGAATAAGTGGAACTTCCCGTCCGGCAGAATCGAGTGTGGCGAAGATATTCTAGATGCAGCGCGTAGAGAAGCAAAAGAAGAAACCGGTTATGATGTGAGACTTACAAGCACAACAGGCATTTATAATTTCATTAGCAGTTCAAATGACCAGGTTATTTTATTTCATTTTATTGGTGAAATTATTGGGGGCTCCCTTCTTCTGGATACAAGAGAGATAATTGATTCTAAGTGGTCATCACTGCGGGATTTGCTAATTCCAGAATTAATTGAGTTACGTGATAAAGAAGTTATTAAACAAATAGTTGAAAATCTTATCTCTGAAAAAGAGTTCCCGTTAACACTATTCAATAATAAATTTAGAGATTAG